The following proteins come from a genomic window of Armatimonadota bacterium:
- a CDS encoding response regulator transcription factor, with amino-acid sequence MKILLVEDDERLSRFIDRGLSEEGHAVVVRADGYDAEDQILFEPYDVVILDLMLPGQSGIEVLRHIRATGVNTPVLILTARDRLEDKVRGLEAGADDYLTKPFQFEELLARLRALARRGQTIAPSVLRFGPIEVDTAKRHATCDGHDMPLTHLEFALLEYMVRHGGEVLSRARLEQHVWGDDYDRGTNVVAVYINYLRKKLNAHGMGNLIETVRGSGYRLRSER; translated from the coding sequence ATGAAGATCCTGCTGGTGGAAGATGACGAGAGGCTGTCACGTTTCATCGACAGGGGCCTGAGCGAAGAGGGCCATGCTGTTGTAGTGCGTGCCGATGGCTACGACGCGGAAGACCAGATACTCTTCGAGCCCTATGACGTCGTCATCCTCGATCTCATGCTGCCCGGCCAGTCCGGCATCGAGGTACTGCGCCATATCCGTGCCACGGGCGTGAATACGCCGGTACTGATCCTGACGGCCCGTGACAGGCTCGAAGACAAGGTGCGCGGACTGGAAGCGGGCGCTGACGACTATCTCACCAAACCCTTCCAGTTTGAAGAACTCCTTGCTCGCCTTCGCGCCCTGGCGCGCCGCGGCCAGACCATCGCGCCCAGCGTCCTGCGGTTCGGCCCGATTGAGGTGGACACGGCCAAACGCCACGCGACCTGCGATGGGCACGATATGCCACTCACCCACCTGGAATTTGCCCTCCTTGAGTACATGGTCCGGCATGGCGGCGAGGTACTCAGCCGAGCCCGCCTCGAACAGCACGTCTGGGGCGACGACTACGACCGGGGGACGAACGTGGTTGCCGTATACATCAACTACCTGCGCAAGAAGCTGAACGCTCACGGCATGGGCAATCTCATTGAGACGGTCCGCGGCTCTGGCTACCGGTTGCGGAGTGAAAGATGA
- a CDS encoding polysaccharide deacetylase family protein, with protein sequence MMNRCPGGYLGIKVDVDTLVGHQKGVPRLLEQLEEAGVRATFFFSAGPDRSGVAIRRVFTQRGFVAKMLRNRAPSTYGLRTLLQGTLLPAPLILQADPGIVREVARAGHEVGVHGWDHIEWHDNLSRMSCDQVRDHLERAFEAVALAAGTRPACFAAPGWQCSPQSLAWHDAAGLVFASDVRGFGGPFRPRIGDTTFATPQVPTSLPTLDEVWGRQVRSAEDAAAHWLQLLQVGANVVTVHAEIEGLAMPGALPALVAGALARGMDVGPIGSVVAGLQSSELPARSIAPVSLQGRAGKVWCIME encoded by the coding sequence ATGATGAATCGGTGTCCTGGCGGCTATCTGGGCATCAAAGTGGATGTGGACACCCTTGTCGGCCACCAGAAGGGCGTGCCTCGGCTCCTCGAGCAACTCGAGGAAGCAGGGGTGCGCGCGACGTTCTTCTTCTCTGCCGGGCCCGACCGTTCGGGTGTGGCCATCCGCCGTGTGTTCACCCAGCGCGGCTTCGTCGCCAAGATGCTGCGCAACAGGGCTCCCAGCACCTACGGGCTGCGCACGCTCCTGCAGGGGACGCTGCTTCCGGCTCCCCTGATACTGCAGGCCGATCCAGGAATCGTCAGGGAAGTGGCTCGAGCCGGCCACGAGGTGGGTGTGCATGGGTGGGACCACATCGAGTGGCATGACAACCTGAGCAGAATGTCCTGCGACCAGGTCCGGGATCATCTGGAGCGCGCATTCGAAGCGGTTGCGCTGGCGGCCGGTACTCGGCCCGCCTGCTTTGCTGCTCCAGGCTGGCAGTGCTCCCCGCAAAGCTTGGCCTGGCATGACGCCGCAGGTCTGGTTTTCGCAAGCGATGTGAGAGGCTTCGGGGGCCCGTTCCGGCCGCGCATAGGCGACACAACATTCGCGACCCCCCAGGTGCCTACTTCGTTGCCAACGCTGGACGAGGTGTGGGGACGCCAGGTGCGGTCCGCGGAGGATGCGGCGGCCCATTGGCTTCAGCTGCTGCAGGTCGGGGCCAATGTGGTCACAGTCCACGCCGAGATCGAGGGCCTGGCAATGCCCGGGGCTTTGCCCGCACTGGTGGCCGGAGCCCTTGCACGGGGCATGGACGTGGGGCCGATCGGGTCAGTCGTTGCCGGTCTGCAGAGCTCAGAGCTTCCCGCGCGTAGTATTGCGCCGGTCTCTTTGCAGGGCCGCGCCGGCAAGGTTTGGTGTATCATGGAGTAG
- a CDS encoding NAD-dependent epimerase/dehydratase family protein, with protein sequence MGNRLIGNERDRDMNVLITGGAGFVGSHLCTAFIERGDSVTCLDTGAVKKVQHLLDKPGFRYVHDSVLNERMVDALVANSDLVYHLGAVVGVEHYVADPYSVLNVNVNGTQEVLQAAYRHGKKVVFSSTSEVYGRNPKIPWSENDDRVLGSTAIDRWCYSTSKAVGEHFCHAFGKMGLEYVIVRYFNLYGPRLDALDHGRVITIFLGQILSGRPVTVVGDGMQTRCFTYVDDAIRATVAAGLNPEAVGGTFNIGTDRETTIRELAEIMVCISGGGTEIVYVPQEEVYGKSYEDIPRRVPDITRMRNILGVEPSTSLKDGLEATYEWFRAQHAEEDLRPRAMSMVESR encoded by the coding sequence ATGGGCAATCGGCTCATCGGCAATGAGAGGGATCGAGACATGAACGTACTGATCACAGGCGGTGCAGGGTTCGTTGGGTCACACCTGTGCACCGCTTTCATTGAGCGCGGCGACAGCGTGACCTGTCTGGACACGGGGGCGGTGAAGAAGGTGCAGCACCTCCTCGACAAGCCAGGGTTCCGGTATGTCCACGACAGCGTCCTCAACGAGCGAATGGTTGACGCGCTGGTCGCCAACAGCGATCTGGTCTACCATCTGGGCGCAGTCGTGGGCGTCGAACACTACGTGGCCGACCCGTACAGCGTGCTCAACGTCAACGTGAACGGGACGCAGGAGGTACTGCAGGCCGCGTACCGGCACGGGAAGAAGGTCGTGTTCAGTTCGACGTCCGAGGTTTACGGGCGAAACCCAAAGATACCCTGGTCTGAGAATGATGACCGCGTTCTGGGCTCTACGGCCATCGACCGCTGGTGCTACTCGACGTCGAAAGCAGTAGGCGAGCACTTCTGCCACGCATTCGGGAAGATGGGGCTGGAGTACGTGATCGTGCGCTACTTCAATCTTTACGGGCCGCGGCTGGACGCCCTGGACCACGGCCGGGTCATCACTATCTTCCTGGGTCAGATTCTCTCTGGAAGGCCTGTCACGGTGGTCGGGGACGGTATGCAGACGCGCTGTTTCACGTACGTGGACGATGCCATCCGGGCCACCGTGGCCGCGGGCCTGAACCCAGAGGCCGTCGGCGGCACCTTCAATATCGGGACGGACCGTGAGACGACCATCCGCGAGCTTGCCGAGATCATGGTCTGTATCTCGGGCGGGGGCACGGAGATCGTCTACGTTCCGCAGGAGGAAGTCTATGGGAAGAGCTACGAGGACATCCCTCGCCGTGTTCCGGATATCACGCGCATGCGCAACATCCTGGGCGTCGAGCCCTCCACGTCGCTGAAAGATGGTCTCGAGGCAACGTATGAGTGGTTCCGCGCGCAGCACGCCGAGGAGGATCTCCGGCCCAGGGCGATGAGTATGGTGGAGAGCCGCTGA
- a CDS encoding formyltransferase, with translation MRALVFGYHDVGYECLEELVAQGHEVAAVVTHEDDPCENVWFRSVPALARDCGLPVMTPADPNVPDVVDALHDLAPDIIFSFYYRHMLKRALLELAPMGALNLHGSYLPFYRGRCPVNWVLLHGESETGVTLHHMVEKPDAGDIVAQRKVAISFDDTALTLYAKMTRAAREMFAEVLPALAAGTAPRIPQDHSRATYFGGRRPQDGRFQWGDRATDIYNLVRAVTHPYPGAFAEMGGTKLTVWWCRPGSGMPCGVPPIPGMVLAVGEDGPRIATGEGWLELLSVQVGDGPVMDGRQFVAAYGLEPGDDLFRGAGQLAAK, from the coding sequence GTGAGAGCCCTAGTGTTCGGATACCACGACGTTGGCTATGAATGCCTGGAAGAGCTAGTCGCCCAGGGACATGAAGTTGCTGCGGTTGTTACCCATGAGGATGATCCGTGCGAGAACGTCTGGTTCCGGTCCGTCCCCGCTCTGGCTCGCGACTGCGGTCTCCCAGTGATGACGCCGGCAGACCCGAATGTACCCGACGTGGTGGATGCGCTCCACGATCTGGCTCCCGACATCATCTTCAGCTTCTACTACAGGCACATGCTGAAACGCGCCTTACTCGAGCTGGCGCCAATGGGCGCACTGAACCTGCACGGCTCATACCTGCCTTTCTACCGGGGCCGCTGCCCCGTGAACTGGGTGCTGCTGCACGGGGAATCCGAGACCGGCGTCACGCTGCACCACATGGTGGAGAAGCCCGACGCTGGGGACATCGTTGCGCAGCGCAAAGTGGCTATCAGTTTCGATGACACCGCGCTCACGCTCTACGCGAAGATGACACGGGCGGCGCGAGAGATGTTTGCCGAGGTGCTCCCAGCTCTGGCCGCCGGAACAGCGCCGCGCATCCCGCAGGATCACAGCCGGGCCACGTACTTCGGCGGGCGCAGACCCCAGGACGGCCGCTTCCAGTGGGGAGACCGGGCCACCGACATCTACAATCTTGTGCGGGCGGTGACCCATCCCTATCCGGGAGCATTCGCTGAGATGGGGGGCACGAAGCTTACGGTGTGGTGGTGTCGACCGGGAAGCGGAATGCCCTGCGGCGTACCACCGATCCCGGGGATGGTCCTGGCTGTGGGCGAAGACGGTCCGCGCATCGCCACAGGCGAGGGCTGGCTGGAGCTTCTCTCTGTGCAGGTGGGCGACGGGCCCGTCATGGACGGGAGGCAGTTCGTTGCGGCGTACGGACTCGAGCCTGGTGACGATCTGTTCCGAGGGGCTGGGCAGCTCGCAGCAAAGTAG
- a CDS encoding glycosyltransferase, whose amino-acid sequence MGQAQDPIYLSVVVPVYNEEENIPELLRRLVGSVRSIGKPAEIIFVDDGSSDRSLQLLTAFRSPTVDVVVVELSRNYGQHAAVMAGFSQCRGEIIVTLDADLQNPPEEVPRLVARMAEGYDVVGTVRKHRDDPLMRRVASRIVNAMVGRATGHRMHDYGCMLRAYSREIVAAMLECPEGRTFIPALAMTFARRATEIEVDHAPRGKGKSKYNVWRLVKLNLDLMMGFTSIPLRMLSGTGFVIAAIGLLFSLFLMLRRLFVGPEVEGLFTLFAILYFFVGVQIMALGLLGEYLARMHEEIRHRPRYLVRSVSSTGGEQQ is encoded by the coding sequence ATGGGGCAGGCACAGGACCCGATCTACTTATCTGTCGTTGTGCCCGTATACAACGAGGAAGAGAACATCCCCGAGCTCCTGCGCCGCCTGGTCGGCTCGGTCAGATCCATCGGCAAGCCGGCTGAGATCATCTTCGTAGACGATGGCAGCAGCGACCGGAGCCTGCAACTGCTGACGGCGTTCCGATCACCCACTGTGGATGTTGTGGTCGTAGAGCTATCCCGCAACTACGGACAGCATGCCGCCGTCATGGCGGGCTTCAGCCAGTGTCGGGGTGAGATCATCGTCACCCTGGATGCGGACCTGCAGAATCCACCGGAAGAGGTGCCGCGGCTGGTGGCGAGGATGGCCGAAGGGTATGACGTGGTTGGCACGGTACGCAAGCACCGTGACGACCCGCTCATGCGGCGGGTGGCTTCGCGCATCGTCAATGCCATGGTCGGACGCGCCACCGGCCACCGGATGCATGACTACGGCTGCATGCTGCGAGCCTACAGCCGGGAGATAGTGGCCGCAATGCTGGAATGCCCGGAGGGGCGCACGTTCATTCCGGCGCTCGCGATGACTTTCGCCCGACGCGCCACCGAGATCGAGGTGGACCACGCGCCGAGAGGCAAGGGCAAGTCCAAGTACAACGTATGGCGACTGGTGAAGCTCAATCTGGACCTGATGATGGGGTTCACGTCCATCCCCTTGCGTATGTTGAGCGGCACGGGTTTTGTGATCGCGGCAATCGGGCTGCTCTTCTCACTCTTCCTGATGTTGCGGCGCCTGTTTGTGGGCCCTGAGGTCGAGGGTTTGTTCACGCTTTTCGCCATCCTCTACTTCTTTGTTGGCGTTCAGATAATGGCCCTGGGGCTGCTGGGTGAGTACCTGGCTCGCATGCATGAGGAAATCAGGCACAGGCCGCGCTACCTCGTCCGCTCTGTCAGTTCTACAGGAGGCGAACAGCAGTGA